A single region of the Erythrobacter sp. HL-111 genome encodes:
- a CDS encoding NAD-dependent succinate-semialdehyde dehydrogenase, translating into MPDPAITIDPATGEELERYPRMSEAEAKAAVDRCHAAFEDWRLTTHEHRAGVLRALGKALRERKEELAQIMSREVGKLIGDSRDEIDLCAGICDYTAEQGPKELAEETRDPANAKRGIVTYQPIGVIYGIQPWNFPAYQVVRYAIANLMTGNGVLLKHAENCTGSGLRLREIFEDAGLPENLFTVLVIDHDVSDAIIAHDKVRGVTLTGSDTAGSAIAEQAGRLNKKTVLELGSNDAYLVLEDADVDLAAKTCAAGRLYNNGETCINAKRFIVTDAVHDEFMEKFTAAMEAARPGDPFDEETGLGPMAREDLREKLQAQVDESIEKGARVVTGCQIPEGRGWFYPPSILADVAPGQPAYDDELFGPVASVIRAKDDEDAMRLANDSRYGLGGGIFSKDEDRAIRLAAQHFDTGMVFVNTFGVADPSMPFGGVKNSGYGREHGGCGVKEFANAKSIFVG; encoded by the coding sequence ATGCCCGATCCCGCCATCACCATCGACCCCGCGACCGGCGAGGAACTGGAGCGCTACCCGCGCATGAGCGAGGCAGAAGCGAAGGCGGCGGTGGATCGCTGCCACGCGGCCTTCGAGGACTGGCGCCTCACCACCCACGAACACCGCGCCGGGGTGCTGCGCGCGCTCGGCAAGGCGCTGCGCGAACGCAAGGAAGAACTCGCGCAGATCATGAGCCGCGAGGTCGGCAAGCTGATCGGCGACAGCCGCGACGAAATCGACCTGTGCGCGGGCATCTGCGACTACACCGCCGAACAGGGGCCGAAGGAACTCGCCGAAGAGACACGCGATCCCGCGAACGCCAAGCGCGGGATCGTCACCTATCAGCCGATCGGCGTGATCTACGGCATCCAGCCCTGGAACTTTCCCGCCTACCAGGTGGTGCGTTATGCCATCGCCAACCTGATGACGGGCAATGGCGTGCTGCTCAAGCACGCCGAGAACTGCACCGGGAGCGGGCTCAGGCTGCGCGAGATTTTCGAGGACGCGGGGCTGCCCGAAAATCTCTTCACCGTGCTCGTGATCGACCACGATGTCTCCGACGCGATCATCGCGCACGACAAGGTCCGCGGGGTGACCCTGACCGGCAGCGACACGGCGGGAAGCGCGATCGCCGAACAGGCGGGCCGGCTCAACAAGAAGACCGTGCTCGAGCTGGGATCGAACGACGCCTATCTCGTGCTCGAGGATGCCGACGTGGATCTCGCCGCGAAGACCTGCGCCGCCGGGCGGCTCTACAACAACGGCGAGACCTGCATCAACGCCAAGCGGTTCATCGTGACCGATGCGGTGCATGACGAGTTCATGGAGAAGTTCACCGCCGCGATGGAGGCGGCGCGGCCGGGCGATCCCTTCGACGAGGAAACCGGCCTCGGTCCGATGGCGCGGGAGGACCTGCGCGAAAAGCTCCAGGCCCAGGTCGACGAAAGCATCGAAAAGGGCGCGCGCGTCGTCACCGGCTGCCAGATTCCCGAAGGCAGGGGCTGGTTCTACCCGCCGAGCATCCTTGCCGATGTCGCGCCGGGCCAGCCCGCCTATGACGACGAGTTGTTCGGCCCCGTCGCCTCGGTCATCCGCGCGAAGGACGACGAGGACGCGATGCGGCTCGCCAATGACAGCCGCTACGGCCTTGGCGGGGGCATCTTCTCGAAAGACGAGGATCGCGCGATCAGGCTCGCGGCGCAGCATTTCGATACCGGCATGGTGTTCGTGAACACCTTCGGGGTCGCCGACCCCTCGATGCCCTTCGGCGGGGTCAAGAATTCGGGCTATGGCCGCGAACACGGCGGCTGCGGGGTCAAGGAATTCGCCAACGCGAAGTCGATTTTCGTAGGCTAA